The following proteins come from a genomic window of Coffea arabica cultivar ET-39 chromosome 11c, Coffea Arabica ET-39 HiFi, whole genome shotgun sequence:
- the LOC113716851 gene encoding small GTPase LIP1-like, whose amino-acid sequence MFWRDRGTTATSRSSTSSFSSSRDNSSREHNGGPPYGQVRVLIIGDSGVGKSSLAHLIVKGSSITRPSQTIGCSVEVTHITYGSSGSSSNNIEGDKERGFFVELWDISGHERYRDCRSLFYSQINGVIFVHDLSQRRTKSSLQKWAAEIAATGTFSAPLASGGPGGLPVPYIVIGNKADIAAKEGIRGSSGNLVDAARQWVEKQGLLPSSEELPLTESFPGSGGLVAAAKESRYDKEAVMKFFRMLIRRRYFSDSLPVTSSWSSPLHGVSHRSDEISSDEDHSYKTSSLAADPYKYNALPPLPAQRNLTPPPTLYPQQPMTTPDNYNIPRFALMGSQEMSSARSKRKDINV is encoded by the exons ATGTTTTGGAGGGATAGAGGAACCACGGCAACATCAAGAAGCAGCACCAGTAGTTTTAGTAGTAGCAGAGACAACAGCAGCAGAGAGCACAATGGCGGGCCGCCTTATGGCCAAGTTCGAGTTCTTATCATTGGAGATTCTG GTGTGGGGAAAAGTTCTCTTGCTCATCTGATTGTCAAAGGTTCTTCCATAACTCGCCCTTCCCAAACAATTGGCTGTTCTGTTGAAGTCACG CATATAACTTACGGATCATCTGGCAGCTCATCAAATAACATTGAAGGTGACAAGGAGAGGGGTTTTTTTGTTGAGCTTTGGGATATATCAGGACATGAAAGATACAGAGACTGTCGTTCTCTATTCTATTCACAAATCAATG gCGTTATTTTTGTTCATGATCTCTCACAGAGAAGAACAAAGTCAAGCTTACAGAAGTGGGCTGCAGAGATTGCAGCAACTGGGACATTTTCGGCCCCTCTTGCATCGGGAGGGCCTGGAGGCCTCCCAGTTCCTTACATTGTTATTGGAAACAAAGCAGATATTGCTGCAAAAGAAGGAATAAGAGGTAGCAGTGGCAATCTTGTAGATGCAGCACGTCAATGGGTTGAGAAGCAGGGTTTGCTTCCTTCAAGTGAGGAACTCCCACTGACCGAGAGTTTCCCAGGATCTGGTGGCCTTGTAGCA GCTGCAAAAGAATCCAGATATGACAAAGAAGCTGTGATGAAGTTCTTTCGTATG TTGATCAGGAGGAGATACTTCTCAGACAGTTTACCTGTTACAAGTTCATGGTCTAGCCCACTTCATGGAGTATCCCATAGATCGGATGAAATTTCAAGTGATGAGGATCATTCGTACAAAACTTCAAG TTTGGCTGCTGACCCTTACAAATATAATGCGCTTCCTCCACTACCTGCTCAACGCAATCTCACCCCACCTCCCACGCTCTACCCACAGCAGCCCATGACCACACCCGACAATTATAACATCCCTAGATTTGCCTTAATGGGTTCGCAGGAGATGAGTAGTGCCAGATCAAAGCGCAAAGATATTAATGTTTGA